The sequence GTCGGGGATCTTCCAGATGTCTGTCCTCTCGTCATACTGCGGCATGAGATGGTCTGAAAATGGCTTCCCGTTGGTTTTGAAAGGCCACAGCTGCTCCGGGGCAATGAAGTCCCCGGTGAGCTCCCGGTGACCACATTTCACCAGCAAGCCTCTGGACGGATCCACCTCCGGCAGCGCATCCAGGTCATTCACCACCAGGTGGAAGTTACTGGTCAGCAGGAACTGGGAGAGCGTTTTCTCCAGGCTGCTGGAGTCACACATAACCCGCCGCCCAGCTGGGCTGTTATGAAGATAATGAAGGATGGAGACATAATCGATAGCCAGCATCAGCCGCATCTGCCATTTGTTGTGTTGCTGATGCTGCTCTTGTGCAAGAACAGCATCCAAGTTAAGTAAGGGGCCAAGCGGGTGGTGCTCCGTGACCTGGGTGTGGTCTTCGAGGCAAAACCCCACCAACTGCACCACCTGGGGACCCTGCAGGGCCTGTAACATAGACAATCCATGGAGGAAATCCTCTCGGTAATCCAGAGAGGCGAGTTGGGACAAAGCCACCTTCTGACCCCTCCACTCTGACAGATAAACCTGGGGGACAAAAGTGGATGATGAGGTCAGTGAGATAATTATTTGCATTATAATAATTGCATAAATTATAAGCCATTCCTTTGTCATTGCTTTTCAAGCAGCTACACTCAAAGTATGGGTGTTGAATGTGGAAGCCCACAATTTGTCCCAAATGTGGTCACTAAATCAGTAGAAATCTTTCCCAGATGTAAACTGGACGTTAGGACTGGGTGACCCCAACATGACGGCACATTGCTGAAGCTTTGCCACCTCACTAGCAACACACCCCTCCCCTCACACTACATCGATTCCATCAATCAGTTTATCAATATTATTCGGAAAGTACTATTTATGAGATtggtttatatgtgtgtgttattatacAACACCAGCATCACTACCTGCAGTGTTTAAACGCATTGAAAGATTCTTATCTATTTGTGATTATTGTCTTCCCACTAAATCAGTATCAGTTGAATGCTACAACAACATGATCCCAACTGGTAGCTTTCAATATCTGGACATTGGCTCCAATCTTCCAGAGTTCTTCCACCTTAACTTCAACCCCATCAAAGATCACTTAAACTGCTGGACTAATCAAATGTCCATTCTACCCAGAATCGACTATTTATTCTCAATGTCCCGTCCAGCCAAAACCCAAAAGGTTCAATACACTAGAAAAACTAACTACCAAGAATTAAACTGGCAACACCACAGGTTTGATTGGCCCAATATGACTTTCTATGCCTTTTGGCCTTCGACCATGTTTCAGGACATTGAAATGGAGCTATGAATGTAAATGATGTCAATGTTTTGATGTCCATTTTAAAAAGCCATCTGCAGTGCTTTGACGTCTGATCTTTGCAaactgttttaagaaatcttatGTATAACATTTTCTGCAGAGTTAATGGTTTTATCAAACAAAGTTTAGTACTACATGCTACCAGtcccagctgtggagacattggtacagctggctttttataattgtattggTAGGTGCTTTTggatgtattttattctatttaatgttttgtactatctggaccttgagtctgaaataaaatttgattgatctttttttttttttataaactgcAAGCGAATGTGGTAAGAAAAGACTGATAATCAATTAAACAATATGGACCTAAAGGATATAATCAATCATCTAAATGATCATTTATTGGAATCTGAATGATCAAATGCAACCCATTGCCCTGAAAGAGCAACAGAGACAATCAGACATTTTGAATCATCCTGTAAATAGATTTATCTCCTTCATGTTACTGGCCTTGACTCTGCAGTAAAGTgtgtaattaataatataataagaattGTGTCAGACATGACTCCATTAGGCTTAGCAAACATGATATTATGTTAAACACATTGTCATATAGCTTATTATTATTGCAATACAAGTTGGGTGGAGCACTGAA is a genomic window of Cyclopterus lumpus isolate fCycLum1 chromosome 12, fCycLum1.pri, whole genome shotgun sequence containing:
- the pomk gene encoding protein O-mannose kinase, with the protein product MGRSRSSSMSHGFPAVGVCLAALLLSNALLYLYLESLYQTDEQLLFSHVGCGPRHFKMVTMKNCTPWLPCSQIHAEVRKLKLIGQGAVKKVYLSEWRGQKVALSQLASLDYREDFLHGLSMLQALQGPQVVQLVGFCLEDHTQVTEHHPLGPLLNLDAVLAQEQHQQHNKWQMRLMLAIDYVSILHYLHNSPAGRRVMCDSSSLEKTLSQFLLTSNFHLVVNDLDALPEVDPSRGLLVKCGHRELTGDFIAPEQLWPFKTNGKPFSDHLMPQYDERTDIWKIPDVTWFLMGRVPGGDVVHFHLFQIHEECKKEDPKLRPSALDVLKVYKSVYSSMVRDNAGLRDML